GCAATCCGACGCCCGTGCCATCAAAGAGCGTGATGTCGTCGTCCGAGGTGCGACCGGGATGGGTGCCGTCGATGACAGCGCCCAACTCCGAGATCGCCTGCGCCGTGATCAGCCCGTCTTTGACGGCGTGCTGAGCCTCGCCCAAGATCACCGATTGCGCGATCTCGTCGGTAAAGACTTGCGCGCGCGCCAAAAGCCTAGGCTCGACCTCTTGTTTGCCAATGGTGTCGGTGCCCATGCAGGCGATATGGGTGCCCGGGCGCACCTGTGCGTCCATCAGGATCGGGTCAAAGCTGGAAGTGATCGAGATGATGACATCCGCTTGAGCACCCAACTGATCCAGATCGACCGCCTCAAACGGCAGGCCAAGTTCTGACGCCGTGTCGGCAAGGCGCGACAGCATCTCGGGGTGCAGGTTCCAACCGATCACTTTTTCGAAGTCTCGCTGTTTTACCGCTGCCCGCATCTGAAAGGCCGACTGATGCCCGGCCCCGATCATGCCCAGAACCTTGACATCCGGCCTTGCCAGATGGCGGATCGATACGGCGCTGGCCGCAGCCGTACGCAGAGCGGTCAACAGGTTGCCCCCCACCACAGCGCGGCATTGGCCGGTGTCGGCGTCAAACAGAAAGACCGACGACTGGTGATTGGTGAGCCCCTTGTCCATGTTGCCCGGCCAATAGCCGCCGGATTTCAGACCCAGATTCAGGCCAGCCCGGTCAAACCCTGATTTGAACCCATAGAGCGCGTCCGCATGGCCAATGGCCTCGCGGATCACAGGGAAGTTTACCGCATCCCCACGCGACATGGCGGCAAAGACGGACTCGACGGCGGCAAAACTGGCCTCTTCGGTCATGAGATCGGCAATCGCTGCCTCAGGTACGATCCACATGGGCCGCTCCTTG
This Falsiruegeria litorea R37 DNA region includes the following protein-coding sequences:
- the bhcD gene encoding iminosuccinate reductase BhcD, yielding MWIVPEAAIADLMTEEASFAAVESVFAAMSRGDAVNFPVIREAIGHADALYGFKSGFDRAGLNLGLKSGGYWPGNMDKGLTNHQSSVFLFDADTGQCRAVVGGNLLTALRTAAASAVSIRHLARPDVKVLGMIGAGHQSAFQMRAAVKQRDFEKVIGWNLHPEMLSRLADTASELGLPFEAVDLDQLGAQADVIISITSSFDPILMDAQVRPGTHIACMGTDTIGKQEVEPRLLARAQVFTDEIAQSVILGEAQHAVKDGLITAQAISELGAVIDGTHPGRTSDDDITLFDGTGVGLQDLAVASAALELAIQRGTAIEVDF